The proteins below come from a single Nostoc sp. KVJ3 genomic window:
- a CDS encoding DUF5331 domain-containing protein, with translation MNIQQLRQSLKQKWLIYYEQNITWLVKMRIWGTYDGLRRPLSGFILATLSVLEPQFDEILAFMLDLNNDPDKIVTALGLNFNPDQELRLIKSEHSTATNQAERESPDEKHSEDKHLSSVVTATKIAPNSLVKTLDSSLSRADQLVPSFTATTEVVRTRKSELVVAFATKIAPDNPLKTPSSGFFNEYQSVRSGFASGRQTSLLERLPSGTSLTMTAEVNSKAKTMPSVALASEVKSNALSGRIPVGALLAITTEINSNGKAVRSLAINTEVKSNGKHPQEFKSKVNLPTTNARSLASWVDEFCYGARDKEDILT, from the coding sequence ATGAATATTCAACAGCTGCGTCAATCCTTAAAACAAAAGTGGCTTATTTACTACGAGCAAAATATTACCTGGCTGGTGAAAATGCGAATTTGGGGGACTTACGATGGTCTGCGCCGTCCTTTGTCCGGTTTTATTTTGGCAACACTGTCTGTTTTAGAACCCCAGTTTGATGAAATACTTGCTTTTATGCTGGATTTAAATAACGATCCAGATAAAATAGTCACCGCTTTAGGTCTTAACTTCAATCCCGATCAAGAGTTACGTTTAATAAAATCAGAGCATTCTACGGCTACAAACCAAGCTGAAAGAGAGTCGCCAGATGAGAAGCATTCTGAGGATAAACATCTGTCATCAGTTGTAACTGCTACCAAGATTGCGCCTAATTCTCTTGTCAAGACTCTAGACTCTAGTTTGTCACGCGCCGATCAACTTGTACCATCATTTACAGCTACCACAGAGGTAGTTCGCACCCGTAAATCTGAGTTAGTAGTTGCATTTGCTACTAAAATTGCTCCAGACAATCCACTAAAAACCCCATCTTCCGGTTTCTTTAACGAATATCAATCAGTACGTAGCGGCTTTGCATCTGGTCGTCAGACATCGCTCCTTGAACGCCTCCCTTCAGGAACATCGCTGACAATGACTGCTGAGGTTAACAGTAAAGCCAAGACTATGCCATCTGTGGCGTTAGCTAGCGAGGTTAAAAGCAACGCGCTATCTGGCCGAATTCCTGTAGGTGCATTGCTGGCAATTACCACTGAGATTAACAGTAATGGTAAAGCAGTGCGATCGCTAGCAATTAATACTGAGGTTAAAAGCAACGGCAAACATCCACAAGAGTTTAAGAGCAAAGTGAATTTACCAACCACTAATGCCCGGAGTCTAGCTTCTTGGGTAGATGAGTTTTGTTATGGCGCTAGGGATAAAGAAGATATTTTGACTTGA
- a CDS encoding sensor histidine kinase: protein MKMGLRGRLFFSHLVVMIVGVGSLVSISKISSPRLFVLHLERLENQGFDLIDVRTELVAGFELAWQRSTLWSVLVGTTAAGGLSYWVSRRIMQRLTEMEQITQKFAAGQMDARLPMSDIPELNGLGASFNRMAASLEGVEARRREVIGDMTHELRTPLTVVRGYLEELADGEIEASPEIYRRLAKETKRLERLVNDLQELSKAEAGYLPINIQRVNLRPLLESLVEKFSDQLLEDGPVLMLQCPSVLPPVLADIDRTEQVLVNLLGNAVRYTNEGSITVHAGTEGSQLWIAVVDTGIGISPENLPHVFERFWRADQSRDRYSGGTGIGLTISHRLIELQGGKIQVESKLGVGSTFRFFLPLA from the coding sequence ATGAAGATGGGGCTGAGAGGGCGACTATTTTTCTCCCATTTAGTAGTGATGATTGTGGGGGTGGGTAGTCTGGTAAGCATCAGCAAAATCTCTTCCCCCCGCTTGTTTGTCTTGCATTTGGAACGATTAGAAAATCAGGGGTTCGACTTAATTGATGTCCGTACTGAGTTGGTAGCGGGATTTGAACTTGCTTGGCAGCGAAGTACTCTTTGGTCAGTATTAGTGGGTACTACCGCCGCCGGAGGATTGAGTTACTGGGTGTCCAGACGGATTATGCAGCGATTAACGGAGATGGAACAAATTACCCAAAAATTTGCTGCTGGGCAAATGGATGCACGATTACCTATGTCTGACATTCCAGAACTGAATGGACTTGGTGCTAGTTTTAATCGGATGGCAGCTAGTTTAGAAGGGGTAGAAGCGCGACGGCGAGAAGTGATTGGAGATATGACCCATGAATTACGGACACCATTAACAGTGGTGCGTGGTTATTTGGAAGAACTGGCTGATGGGGAAATTGAAGCATCTCCTGAAATTTATCGGCGTTTAGCTAAAGAAACTAAGCGTTTAGAGCGGTTGGTGAACGATTTACAAGAACTGTCTAAGGCTGAAGCTGGTTATTTGCCAATTAATATCCAACGGGTAAATCTGCGTCCGTTGTTAGAGTCATTGGTGGAAAAGTTTAGCGACCAACTTTTGGAAGATGGGCCTGTTCTGATGTTACAATGCCCGTCTGTGCTACCTCCTGTATTGGCGGATATTGACCGCACAGAACAGGTTTTGGTGAATCTGCTTGGTAATGCGGTGCGGTATACTAATGAAGGTTCAATTACCGTTCATGCTGGGACTGAAGGATCTCAACTTTGGATTGCGGTTGTAGATACGGGCATTGGTATCTCTCCAGAAAATTTGCCCCATGTGTTTGAGCGTTTCTGGCGAGCGGATCAATCGCGCGATCGCTATTCAGGAGGTACTGGTATTGGCTTAACTATTTCCCATCGGTTGATTGAACTACAAGGCGGTAAGATTCAGGTAGAAAGCAAGTTGGGAGTTGGCAGCACCTTTAGATTTTTTCTACCTTTAGCTTGA
- a CDS encoding DUF6335 family protein yields the protein MAEKNHNDEIKTNDLPQEITESYGTGVKELPGYNIGGRSIRDERREYTETSPELTGGDVDAYWQDADAVGDEAVGGSTATPDQNVTEELETAVGLEMDDSEFLHTNDILEDRDGDRWELDPKSSEDYQTRRE from the coding sequence ATGGCAGAAAAAAATCATAATGACGAAATTAAAACCAATGATTTGCCACAGGAAATTACCGAATCTTATGGTACTGGTGTAAAAGAGTTGCCAGGATACAATATTGGTGGGCGCTCGATTAGAGATGAAAGACGCGAGTATACAGAAACTAGTCCTGAACTGACTGGTGGCGATGTTGATGCTTATTGGCAAGATGCAGATGCAGTTGGGGATGAAGCTGTTGGTGGTAGTACTGCGACTCCCGACCAAAATGTAACTGAAGAGCTAGAAACAGCAGTAGGTCTAGAAATGGATGACTCTGAGTTTCTCCATACCAATGATATTTTAGAGGATCGTGATGGCGATCGCTGGGAGTTAGATCCAAAGTCTTCTGAAGATTATCAAACTCGGCGAGAATAA
- a CDS encoding acyl-CoA desaturase, translated as MTIATSTKPQINWVNTLFFIGLHIGALFAFVPGNFSWTAVGVGFLLYWVTGGLGVTLGFHRLVTHRSFQTPKWLEYLLVFFGTLSCQGGPIEWIGTHRIHHLNSDTDTDPHDSNKGFWWSHMGWLTHYCPAHADVPRFTKDIAEDPVYQFLEKYFILIQVALGVLLLLLGGWPFVIWGIFVRIVWVYHCTWLVNSATHKFGYQSYDSGDRSTNCWWVAVLVFGEGWHNNHHAFQYSARHGLEWWEIDLTWMTVQLLQAVGLASNVKLAPTKQ; from the coding sequence ATGACAATTGCTACTTCAACCAAACCTCAAATTAACTGGGTTAACACCCTGTTTTTCATTGGACTGCACATCGGCGCTTTATTTGCCTTTGTTCCTGGCAACTTTAGCTGGACAGCAGTTGGTGTAGGTTTCTTGCTGTACTGGGTAACTGGCGGTTTAGGCGTTACTCTCGGATTTCACCGCCTTGTTACCCACCGCAGTTTTCAAACTCCCAAGTGGCTAGAATATCTCCTGGTTTTCTTCGGCACACTCTCCTGTCAAGGAGGCCCCATTGAGTGGATCGGGACACATCGCATTCATCATTTAAATTCTGATACGGACACCGATCCCCATGATTCTAATAAAGGCTTCTGGTGGAGCCACATGGGTTGGCTGACTCATTATTGTCCCGCTCACGCTGATGTTCCTCGTTTCACCAAAGATATTGCCGAAGACCCAGTTTATCAGTTTTTAGAAAAATATTTCATTTTGATCCAGGTTGCTCTGGGTGTATTGCTTTTGCTTCTGGGTGGCTGGCCTTTCGTTATTTGGGGAATTTTTGTTCGGATTGTCTGGGTTTACCACTGCACTTGGTTAGTCAACAGCGCTACTCATAAATTTGGCTATCAAAGCTATGATTCTGGCGATCGCTCGACTAATTGCTGGTGGGTAGCTGTACTCGTGTTTGGCGAAGGCTGGCACAATAACCATCATGCCTTTCAATACTCAGCTCGTCATGGGCTGGAATGGTGGGAAATCGATTTAACCTGGATGACAGTTCAATTACTGCAAGCAGTTGGTCTAGCTAGTAATGTGAAGTTGGCCCCAACAAAGCAGTAA
- a CDS encoding YgfZ/GcvT domain-containing protein has protein sequence MSTSTIDDRDIAAIQAANVGVAICDRTAWGRIKVAGDDRLNFLHNQSTNNFQILKPGQGCDTVFVTSTARTIDLATAYVREDAVILLVSPNRRQYLMEWLDKYIFPADKVELSDITKYTNTFSLIGPGSDAILDKLGIGELIGQPYGSHKVYTIAPAEGVRIAVGSGLAAPGYTFTFPYTDKSSVWNKLLEVGAVEMSDRAWDALRILQGRPAPDAELTDDYNPLEVGLWQTISFTKGCYIGQETIARLNTYKGVKQHLLGIRLSAPVEVGSAIAVGDEKVGKLTSYTETPDGYFGLGYIRTKAGGVGLKVKVGETEGEVIEIPFVSHDYP, from the coding sequence ATGTCAACATCTACAATTGACGATCGAGATATAGCAGCGATCCAAGCCGCCAATGTCGGGGTTGCTATATGCGATCGCACCGCCTGGGGACGCATCAAAGTGGCTGGCGACGATCGCCTCAATTTCTTACACAACCAAAGTACTAATAATTTCCAAATACTCAAGCCAGGACAAGGTTGTGATACGGTTTTCGTCACCTCCACAGCTAGAACAATTGACTTAGCAACCGCATACGTTCGAGAAGATGCGGTAATCTTGCTAGTTTCACCCAATCGCCGCCAATATCTCATGGAATGGCTGGATAAATATATTTTCCCTGCCGACAAGGTGGAATTATCTGATATCACAAAATATACCAATACCTTCAGCCTCATTGGCCCAGGAAGCGACGCTATTTTAGATAAGTTGGGTATTGGCGAACTCATTGGCCAACCTTACGGTAGTCATAAAGTATACACCATTGCTCCCGCCGAGGGAGTACGGATCGCTGTGGGTAGTGGATTAGCTGCGCCCGGATATACCTTCACTTTCCCCTATACTGATAAATCTTCGGTATGGAATAAATTGTTAGAAGTTGGGGCGGTAGAGATGAGCGATCGCGCTTGGGATGCCTTGCGAATTTTACAAGGCCGCCCCGCCCCAGATGCTGAACTCACAGATGATTACAATCCTTTGGAAGTTGGTTTGTGGCAGACAATTTCTTTTACTAAAGGTTGCTATATTGGGCAAGAAACCATTGCTCGATTAAATACATATAAAGGTGTAAAACAACACCTTTTGGGTATCCGCCTCAGTGCCCCTGTAGAAGTTGGAAGTGCGATCGCAGTTGGAGATGAAAAGGTCGGCAAACTTACCAGTTACACAGAAACTCCTGATGGTTATTTTGGACTAGGTTACATTCGCACCAAAGCTGGTGGCGTAGGCTTAAAAGTTAAAGTGGGAGAAACTGAAGGTGAAGTCATAGAAATACCCTTTGTTTCTCACGATTACCCATAA
- a CDS encoding DJ-1/PfpI/YhbO family deglycase/protease, giving the protein MTDNNNYSANKRVAILIEQAVEDAEFTVPYNGIKLAGIEVVVLGSRTNEKYKGKRGKLSIQADGTTTEAIAAQFDAVIIPGGMAPDKMRRNPNTVRFVQDAVQQGKLVAAVCHGPQLLIEGDLLKGKQATGFSAIAKDMINAGANYLDERLVVDGNLITSREPGDLAIFTTAILSRLGYGGKDAALPDEKDTTAEWWKLADAWGGSTKGDINRGLNNALTGERYSLEAFDKYLEKESDIEVKSVFQEIISNKQRHIEKLEIYIHHLGEKPSLGANIANQYAKVKTALTGSDDIYQLRSALGDVQTGIGDIGNLCAMFTDPVATGIFKEIYQDLLKSEQRLAELYRTRIGVQIQPPKPTTGAAVSV; this is encoded by the coding sequence ATGACTGACAATAACAATTATTCAGCTAATAAAAGAGTTGCCATCCTTATTGAACAAGCAGTAGAGGATGCAGAATTTACAGTTCCTTATAATGGAATAAAGCTAGCAGGAATAGAGGTAGTAGTCCTTGGTTCCCGGACGAATGAAAAATATAAGGGCAAACGCGGTAAACTTAGCATCCAAGCTGATGGTACTACGACAGAAGCGATCGCAGCCCAATTTGACGCAGTGATAATTCCTGGCGGCATGGCTCCCGATAAAATGCGCCGGAATCCTAACACAGTCAGGTTTGTACAAGATGCCGTCCAACAAGGAAAATTAGTCGCTGCGGTATGCCACGGGCCACAACTTTTGATTGAAGGCGACTTGCTCAAAGGTAAACAAGCCACTGGTTTTAGCGCCATTGCCAAGGATATGATTAACGCTGGGGCAAATTATCTAGATGAGCGGTTGGTAGTTGACGGGAATCTGATTACATCTCGTGAACCTGGAGACTTGGCAATTTTCACCACAGCTATATTAAGCCGTTTGGGTTATGGTGGCAAAGATGCGGCATTACCAGATGAAAAAGACACAACTGCTGAATGGTGGAAACTAGCTGATGCTTGGGGTGGTTCAACTAAAGGTGATATCAACAGAGGTTTAAATAATGCCCTGACTGGTGAACGTTATTCATTAGAAGCATTTGATAAATACTTGGAAAAAGAATCAGATATCGAAGTAAAATCAGTCTTTCAAGAAATAATTTCTAATAAACAGCGCCACATTGAAAAATTGGAAATCTATATTCATCATTTGGGCGAAAAACCATCTTTAGGAGCAAATATTGCTAATCAGTATGCCAAGGTGAAAACTGCCTTAACAGGAAGTGATGACATATATCAGTTACGTTCTGCTTTAGGCGATGTGCAAACCGGTATCGGCGATATTGGTAATTTGTGTGCAATGTTCACTGACCCAGTAGCAACTGGTATTTTCAAAGAAATTTACCAAGATTTATTGAAATCTGAACAGCGATTAGCAGAACTATATCGCACGCGGATAGGTGTTCAGATTCAGCCTCCAAAGCCGACTACAGGAGCAGCAGTGTCAGTATAA
- a CDS encoding fatty acid desaturase, producing MTTSIINSQKISDEPGNSDFRLKDIVKTLPRECFQQNRRKAWTQAILSVLAVALGYYSLIVTPWFLLPLAWIFTGTALTGFFVIGHDCGHRSFAKRRWVNDLVGHFFMMPLIYPFHSWRIKHNYHHTHTNKLDEDNAWHPIRPEVFEDWDKTRQSAFELFMRKRLWWVGSIGHWAVVHFDWRNFKTKDQSSIKLSVAVVVVFAAIAFPILIATTGIWGFVKFWLVPWMIYHFWMSTFTIVHHTAADVPFATANKWNEALAQLSGTIHCDYPRWVEILCHDINVHVPHHISTAIPSYNLRLAYSSIKENWQPYLHDECQFSWSLMKQITDECQLYTTDVGYKTFNEHYTQE from the coding sequence ATGACTACATCAATAATTAATAGCCAGAAAATAAGTGACGAGCCGGGTAATTCCGACTTCCGGCTCAAAGATATTGTCAAAACCCTGCCACGGGAATGTTTTCAGCAGAACCGCCGCAAAGCTTGGACACAAGCAATACTCAGTGTCTTGGCAGTTGCTTTGGGTTATTACAGCCTGATCGTTACTCCTTGGTTTCTTTTGCCCCTAGCTTGGATTTTTACGGGTACTGCTCTAACAGGTTTTTTTGTAATTGGACATGATTGTGGTCACAGGTCTTTTGCTAAACGTCGTTGGGTAAATGATTTGGTGGGGCATTTCTTTATGATGCCGTTAATTTATCCCTTTCACAGTTGGCGGATTAAGCATAATTATCACCATACCCATACCAATAAACTGGATGAGGATAATGCTTGGCATCCAATCAGACCAGAAGTTTTTGAAGATTGGGATAAAACCCGACAGTCTGCTTTTGAACTGTTCATGCGTAAACGCCTCTGGTGGGTAGGCTCCATTGGACATTGGGCTGTGGTGCATTTTGATTGGCGGAACTTCAAAACTAAAGACCAATCGAGTATCAAGCTTTCTGTGGCTGTAGTAGTTGTGTTTGCAGCGATCGCTTTCCCAATTCTCATCGCCACAACTGGTATCTGGGGATTTGTCAAGTTCTGGCTAGTACCCTGGATGATTTATCATTTCTGGATGAGTACTTTTACTATTGTTCACCATACTGCCGCAGACGTTCCTTTTGCAACAGCAAACAAGTGGAACGAGGCTTTAGCACAGCTATCTGGCACTATCCATTGCGATTATCCGCGTTGGGTAGAAATCCTGTGCCACGATATCAATGTTCATGTCCCTCATCATATTTCCACTGCTATTCCTTCTTATAATTTGCGGCTAGCTTACAGCAGCATCAAAGAAAATTGGCAGCCTTATCTCCATGATGAGTGTCAGTTCTCTTGGTCTTTAATGAAGCAGATTACAGACGAGTGTCAACTGTACACAACTGATGTTGGCTATAAGACTTTTAATGAACATTACACGCAGGAATAA
- a CDS encoding response regulator transcription factor: MDILIVEDEPEIAHLIELSLEKEGFFCRTSRDGMNALRMFQEQPPDLIILDLMIPGLDGLEVCARIRQKPGAKDPYILMLTAKGEEIDRVIGLSTGADDYMIKPFSPRELVARVRALLRRSLRQGGQHQVNRTQHFIVDVDQRTASRQMNSQEVEILDLTTLEFNLLTTFVSNPGRVWNRTQLIDKLWGDNFFGDERVVDTHVARLRKKIEPDPASPTFIKTVVGVGYKFEDPVVA, translated from the coding sequence ATGGATATTTTAATAGTTGAAGATGAACCAGAAATTGCTCATTTAATTGAACTATCTTTAGAAAAAGAAGGATTTTTTTGTCGCACTAGTCGCGATGGGATGAATGCTTTGCGGATGTTTCAAGAGCAACCACCTGATTTAATCATTCTTGATTTAATGATTCCTGGTTTGGATGGGTTAGAAGTTTGTGCCAGAATCCGCCAGAAACCAGGTGCGAAAGATCCTTATATTTTGATGCTCACGGCTAAGGGTGAGGAAATCGATCGCGTGATTGGTCTGTCTACTGGTGCTGATGATTACATGATAAAACCCTTTAGCCCTAGAGAGTTGGTAGCTAGGGTGCGCGCTCTATTGCGGCGTAGCCTCCGCCAAGGGGGACAACATCAAGTCAATCGTACCCAACATTTTATTGTCGATGTAGACCAGCGCACCGCCAGTCGTCAGATGAATTCTCAGGAGGTAGAAATTTTGGATTTAACTACCTTAGAATTTAACTTGCTAACTACCTTTGTTAGCAATCCTGGTCGAGTTTGGAACCGCACTCAACTAATTGATAAACTTTGGGGAGATAACTTTTTTGGTGATGAACGAGTGGTAGATACTCATGTTGCTCGGTTGCGAAAAAAGATTGAGCCAGATCCGGCAAGTCCCACTTTTATTAAAACTGTTGTTGGGGTGGGCTATAAATTTGAAGACCCTGTGGTGGCGTAA
- a CDS encoding NAD(P)-dependent oxidoreductase, with translation MPIQTIGILSPGDMGQAIAAVLNQNGLKTIAALDNRSERTRQLAAAANIQDVGSLTQLVIESDVILSVLVPAAATEAANLVAEAIANVGKQIIYVDCNAIAPQKVINIAQLIESVGGIFVDASIIGPPPRIPNRTRIYTSGKQANQLQQLREHGLDVRVIGDEIGQASGLKMSYAALTKGLTAISTELLIAAHRLGLDKELWDEVSTSQKELANILTRSIPTMTPKAHRWVGEMEEIAETFKELGLTERIFHGAADVYRLVKETSLGKETPEECNSDRPLNEIITILSNEAISDT, from the coding sequence ATGCCTATCCAAACTATTGGTATTTTAAGCCCAGGTGATATGGGACAGGCGATCGCAGCTGTTCTCAATCAAAATGGATTGAAAACTATTGCTGCTCTAGACAATCGCAGTGAACGAACTCGGCAATTAGCAGCCGCAGCCAACATTCAAGATGTGGGTTCTCTGACGCAACTGGTAATTGAATCTGATGTAATTTTGTCAGTTTTAGTCCCCGCAGCCGCCACAGAAGCAGCGAATCTTGTAGCTGAGGCGATCGCTAATGTTGGCAAACAGATTATTTATGTTGATTGTAATGCGATCGCACCCCAAAAAGTTATAAATATCGCCCAACTCATCGAATCAGTGGGCGGAATATTTGTAGATGCATCAATCATTGGCCCACCACCACGAATTCCCAACCGTACCCGCATATACACATCAGGAAAACAAGCAAATCAACTGCAACAACTGCGAGAGCATGGCTTGGATGTGCGGGTAATTGGTGATGAAATTGGTCAGGCTTCGGGGTTGAAAATGTCCTATGCAGCCCTGACAAAAGGACTTACAGCAATTAGCACAGAATTACTGATTGCAGCCCATCGTTTAGGCTTGGATAAAGAACTATGGGATGAAGTATCTACTAGCCAAAAAGAACTGGCTAACATCTTAACCCGTTCCATTCCAACCATGACACCCAAAGCCCATCGTTGGGTAGGAGAAATGGAAGAAATTGCAGAAACCTTTAAAGAGTTAGGTCTAACTGAGCGCATTTTTCACGGAGCAGCCGACGTTTACCGTTTGGTGAAAGAAACCTCTTTGGGTAAGGAAACACCAGAAGAATGCAATAGCGATCGCCCCTTGAATGAAATCATCACAATCCTCTCCAATGAAGCAATCTCTGACACCTAA
- a CDS encoding O-methyltransferase, giving the protein MTQEQWTAVDSYFTDLLVPPDPALEAALQTSAAAGLPPHNVSPNQGKLLLLLAQIQGARTILEIGTLGGYSTIWLARALPSDGRLITLEADPKHAAVARANIAHAGLADIVDLRLGQALSTLPQIAAEANSPFDLIFIDADKPNNPDYFRWALKLSRRGSLIIADNVVRNGAVVDATSSDPSVQGVRRFNELLASEPRVSATAIQTVGSKGYDGFAIAIVTVDQ; this is encoded by the coding sequence ATGACTCAAGAGCAATGGACTGCGGTTGATAGTTACTTTACCGATTTGCTTGTGCCGCCCGACCCCGCACTAGAAGCGGCTCTCCAGACCAGCGCTGCTGCCGGACTGCCACCGCACAACGTTTCACCCAACCAGGGCAAGCTACTGCTGCTGTTAGCGCAAATCCAAGGAGCGCGAACCATCTTAGAAATTGGCACGCTGGGCGGCTACAGTACTATCTGGCTGGCGCGGGCGTTACCCAGTGATGGCCGTCTGATTACGCTGGAAGCTGACCCAAAGCACGCCGCAGTCGCCCGTGCCAACATTGCCCACGCTGGTCTAGCCGATATCGTTGACCTCCGCCTTGGACAGGCACTCTCTACCCTGCCACAGATTGCCGCCGAAGCTAACAGTCCATTTGACTTGATATTCATTGATGCCGACAAGCCAAACAATCCCGATTACTTCAGATGGGCGCTCAAGCTTTCCCGTCGCGGCAGCCTAATCATCGCCGATAATGTCGTACGGAACGGAGCGGTGGTTGATGCCACCAGCAGCGATCCTAGCGTTCAAGGGGTGCGTCGCTTCAACGAACTGCTTGCTTCTGAGCCACGTGTCAGCGCTACGGCAATCCAGACCGTGGGCAGCAAAGGATACGACGGTTTTGCGATCGCCATTGTCACCGTTGACCAATAG
- a CDS encoding NYN domain-containing protein produces MIITNFSKQRNEFKEPKILKTKPHWQGQNLSETTVKSKDPKIPDITPDSSIVNSLNRGRVAIFIDGLNLFHTALQLGIEIDYVKLLCHLTNGSRLLRAFFYTGVDISNEKQQGFLLWMRRNGYRVVAKDIMQPAENFKKSNLNVEIAVDMITLAPYYDTAVLVSGDGDLAYAVNAVSRMGVRVEVVSLQTTTSESLIDVADCFIDLDSIKAYIQKDSNLGYSYRTPSNSNL; encoded by the coding sequence ATGATTATAACTAATTTTAGCAAACAAAGAAATGAATTTAAGGAACCTAAAATACTCAAAACTAAACCACATTGGCAAGGGCAAAATTTGAGCGAGACTACGGTTAAAAGTAAAGACCCCAAAATACCAGATATTACACCTGATAGTTCAATTGTCAATAGCTTGAATCGTGGTCGAGTTGCTATTTTTATTGATGGCTTAAACCTTTTTCATACAGCTTTGCAACTTGGTATAGAAATTGACTACGTTAAATTGCTTTGTCATTTAACCAATGGTTCAAGATTATTGCGTGCTTTTTTTTATACTGGTGTTGATATCAGCAATGAAAAGCAACAGGGTTTTTTATTGTGGATGCGTCGTAATGGCTATCGTGTAGTCGCTAAAGATATCATGCAACCAGCAGAGAATTTCAAAAAATCAAATCTGAACGTAGAAATTGCTGTAGATATGATCACCTTAGCTCCCTATTATGATACTGCGGTCTTAGTCAGTGGGGACGGAGATTTAGCTTATGCGGTGAACGCTGTTAGTAGAATGGGGGTTCGGGTAGAAGTAGTCAGCCTCCAAACGACAACCAGTGAAAGTTTGATTGATGTTGCTGACTGCTTCATTGACCTCGATAGTATTAAAGCATACATTCAAAAAGATTCTAATCTTGGCTATAGTTATCGCACGCCGTCAAATTCAAACCTTTAA
- a CDS encoding fatty acid desaturase, producing the protein MPSNIITFNNPLGSETSEDTTKLPFTLGDLKAAIPAECFQPNVTKSLFYFFRDILIISLLYAVAHYLDSWLFFPIFWLMQGTMFWALFVVGHDCGHQSFSKHKWLNDLIGHLSHTPILVPYHGWRISHRTHHKNTGNIDNDESWYPVSESQYQEMPLAQKIGRYYVFLLAYPVYLFKRSPNKEGSHFLPSSSLFKPSEKWDVITSTVLLIGMVGLLGFLTYQWGWMWLLKYYAVPYLVFIIWLDLVTFLHHTESDIPWYRGEDWTFLKGAISSIDRDYGLVNHIHHDIGTHVAHHIFLNIPHYNLLKATEAIKPVMGEYFHKSEVPIWKSLWNSCISCHFVPDTGSKVYYTSNKKLAKG; encoded by the coding sequence GTGCCATCAAACATCATCACCTTTAACAATCCTCTTGGCTCGGAAACGTCTGAGGATACAACTAAATTACCTTTCACACTTGGGGATTTAAAAGCTGCAATTCCGGCTGAATGTTTTCAGCCCAATGTGACAAAATCACTTTTTTACTTCTTTCGTGACATCCTGATTATCAGTCTGCTGTATGCAGTTGCTCATTACCTGGATTCTTGGCTTTTCTTTCCGATATTCTGGCTAATGCAAGGAACGATGTTTTGGGCTTTGTTTGTAGTCGGTCATGACTGCGGACACCAATCTTTTTCTAAGCATAAATGGCTCAATGATTTGATTGGACATCTTTCTCACACACCAATACTTGTTCCTTATCATGGTTGGCGGATTAGTCATAGAACGCATCACAAAAATACTGGCAATATCGATAACGATGAAAGCTGGTATCCAGTAAGCGAATCACAATATCAGGAGATGCCTTTAGCACAAAAGATAGGCAGATATTATGTTTTTCTATTGGCCTATCCTGTGTATCTATTTAAGCGTTCTCCTAATAAAGAAGGCTCCCACTTTTTGCCTAGTAGTTCGCTTTTTAAACCCTCAGAAAAATGGGATGTCATCACGAGTACTGTGCTTTTGATTGGGATGGTAGGCTTGCTGGGTTTCCTCACCTACCAATGGGGTTGGATGTGGTTGCTGAAATATTACGCTGTGCCCTACCTTGTATTTATAATTTGGCTAGATTTGGTGACATTCTTACACCACACTGAGTCAGATATTCCTTGGTATCGTGGAGAAGATTGGACTTTTCTCAAAGGCGCAATTTCTAGCATTGACCGTGATTATGGTTTGGTTAATCATATCCATCACGATATCGGTACTCATGTTGCTCACCATATATTCCTTAACATCCCTCACTACAATTTGCTAAAGGCAACTGAGGCGATTAAACCAGTGATGGGTGAATACTTCCACAAATCGGAAGTACCAATTTGGAAGTCATTATGGAATTCATGTATCAGTTGTCATTTTGTCCCTGATACTGGTAGTAAGGTTTACTACACATCTAATAAGAAGTTAGCTAAAGGCTAA